In one window of Kiloniellales bacterium DNA:
- the rplS gene encoding 50S ribosomal protein L19: protein MNTIQQLEQEQVTKLMAARDVPDFAPGDTLRVNVKVVEGTRERLQAFEGVCIARKNRGLNSSFTVRKISYGEGVERIFPLHSPRIDSIQVVRRGDVRRAKLYYLRGRRGKSARIAEKTTGAAGKLITAEREAAQAEKAQARAAAKAAKVEAAE, encoded by the coding sequence ATGAACACGATACAGCAGCTCGAGCAGGAGCAGGTCACCAAGCTGATGGCGGCACGCGACGTGCCCGACTTCGCGCCCGGCGATACGCTGCGCGTCAACGTGAAGGTGGTCGAGGGCACGCGCGAGCGGCTCCAGGCTTTCGAGGGCGTGTGCATCGCGCGCAAGAACCGGGGGCTCAACTCCTCGTTCACCGTGCGCAAGATCTCCTACGGCGAGGGCGTCGAGCGTATCTTCCCGCTGCACAGCCCGAGGATCGACTCGATCCAGGTGGTGCGGCGCGGCGACGTGCGCCGGGCCAAGCTCTATTATCTGCGCGGGCGCCGCGGCAAGTCGGCGCGCATCGCCGAGAAGACCACAGGTGCCGCCGGCAAGCTGATCACGGCGGAACGCGAGGCGGCCCAGGCCGAGAAGGCCCAGGCCCGGGCGGCGGCCAAGGCCGCGAAGGTGGAAGCGGCCGAGTAG